One Mauremys reevesii isolate NIE-2019 linkage group 5, ASM1616193v1, whole genome shotgun sequence genomic window carries:
- the OTUD4 gene encoding OTU domain-containing protein 4 isoform X2, which translates to MNGLKSLSGNKHLKSNGNPTSFLPRKVLQSLNPSVYRNVEYEVWLQSKQDQQKRDFSIAAGMQYSVGDKCKVRLDHNGKFYNAHIQEVRSENGPVIVFVEELGEKHAVSLKSLKPLPQASPIEGWNTVSGKKIKKFSTACGQNLQPEADCRGPKNQSKPIKTQSVLPPRQQYAVGTRQHQFSQSQQTSTEHKTPGRNPSQSARKADRERAEDLDYISRDCNYFGLSPEERREKQAIEESRSLYEIQQRDEQAFPALSNHLVCQAATQTADTCVKLRAVTEKRNGRGKANMEERKDKDSNSRQVHFSQKFESNSSEKNGGDDKYPKASSPSKQGKTQSQSPAEQKLTEHLPCVNPTPPPPFSEVHLPPTVPSITAIVPAWQNEPTYRPTGFPTQIPVSSLMPAPTTGPDSVVSQATSAPVAGVPVSIQAVNQPLMPLPQTLNPYQDPLFPGFPFNEKGERAIAPPYSLCNTGDDLPKDKSILRFFFNLGVKAYSCPMWAPHSYLYPLHQAYLASCRMYPKVSVPVYPHNPWFQEAPPTQNENETAQTNRHFPMQNEARSDDQSLEADTRSPSLPLIISTAQVSESHGQVCVESENLVQALQSDQDESVRGKNMFLHPPFGHNQFLGAVPIAPPFFPHFWYGYPFQGFMENSVVRPNVMSPEDKGAAVSPSANIYLAKECSSPVPVASCVEHLQKVESESNSSAIPLPMASLSSECDVLNETSTRMPKMEQICTAVSPAKQAKAALQNHSTQMQGIEGQTVVSHASPSVTEPPKNEMKSNIPGQKEKPEKARDSKATDNLQANLVESRAHRTREESSEDENEVSDMLRSGRSKQFYNQTYGGGRRPRNEWGYPSSRGGYQYPRNEEGWKGPPNRSRDEGYQYHRNFRGRPYRNDRRRAIMGDNQRGHLA; encoded by the exons GTGCGCTTAGACCACAATGGGAAATTTTATAATGCCCATATCCAAGAGGTTCGCTCTGAGAATGGCCCAGTTATTGTTTTTGTAGAAGAGCTTGGAGAAAA GCATGCTGTCTCACTGAAAAGCCTTAAACCACTTCCACAGGCATCTCCTATAGAgggctggaatactgtgtcagGGAAGAAGATAAAAAAGTTCTCTACAGCATGTGGGCAAAATCTTCAGCCTG AAGCAGACTGCAGAGGGCCAAAGAATCAAAGCAAGCCAATAAAAACCCAATCAGTGCTACCTCCTCGACAACAGTATGCTGTGGGAACCAGACAGCATCAGTTCTCACAGTCTCAGCAGACATCTACTGAGCACAAAACTCCAGGCAGGAATCCCTCCCAGTCTGCAAG AAaagcagacagagagagagctgAAGATCTGGACTACATTAGCAGAGATTGTAACTACTTTGGCCTGTCCCCAGAGGAACGCAGAGAGAAGCAGGCCATAGAAGAATCTCGCTCACTTTATGAGATTCAGCAAAGGGATGAACAAGCTTTTCCTGCTCTTTCT AACCATTTAGTTTGTCAGGCTGCTACGCAGACTGCTGATACTTGCGTAAAGCTCCGAGCTGTTACTGAGAAAAGAAACGGCAGGGGGAAGGCAAATATGGAAGAGCGAAAGGATAAAG ATTCAAATTCCAGGCAGGTCCACTTCAGTCAGAAGTTTGAGTCAAATTCATCTGAG AAGAATGGTGGAGATGACAAGTATCCAAAAGCTTCATCTCCTTCGAAACAAGGAAAGACACAATCTCAATCTCCTGCTGAACAA AAACTGACAGAACACTTACCATGTGTAAATCCAACTCCCCCTCCACCCTTCTCTGAGGTGCATTTGCCTCCGACAGTGCCTTCTATTACAGCCATTGTGCCAGCCTGGCAAAATGAGCCAACTTATCGACCAACAG GTTTTCCAACCCAAATACCTGTTTCTTCATTGATGCCGGCCCCGACAACTGGACCTGATTCTGTTGTATCCCAGGCAACATCTGCTCCAGTTGCTGGAGTTCCTGTGTCAATACAAGCAGTTAACCAGCCTTTGATGCCTTTGCCTCAGACACTGAATCCTTATCAGGACCCATTGTTCCCTGGATTCCCTTttaatgaaaagggggagagagccATTGCACCACCTTATTCCCTTTGTAATACTGGGGATGATCTGCCTAAAG aTAAAAGTATTCTTCGATTTTTCTTTAATCTTGGTGTGAAG GCATACAGCTGTCCCATGTGGGCACCACATTCTTATTTGTACCCTCTGCATCAGGCCTATCTAGCTTCTTGTAGAATGTACCCAAAAGTTTCTGTTCCTGTATATCCTCACAACCCTTGGTTCCAAGAGGCACCACCAACTCAGAATGAAAATGAAACTGCACAAACAAACAGACACTTTCCTATGCAGAATGAGGCCAGATCTGATGATCAGAGTCTGGAAGCTGATACTAGGTCTCCATCATTGCCTCTGATTATATCTACAGCTCAGGTGTCagaaagtcatggacaggtctgTGTAGAATCTGAGAACCTAGTGCAAGCTCTTCAGTCCGATCAAGATGAGTCAGTGAGAGGAAAAAACATGTTCCTGCACCCACCATTTGGACACAATCAATTTTTAGGAGCTGTTCCAATAGCACCTCCTTTTTTCCCTCACTTTTGGTATGGGTACCCTTTTCAGGGTTTTATGGAAAATTCAGTAGTGAGACCTAATGTTATGTCACCTGAGGACAAAGGGGCAGCTGTTAGCCCCTCAGCAAATATATATCTGGCCAAAGAATGCAGTTCTCCAGTTCCAGTAGCAAGCTGTGTGGAGCATCTTCAGAAGGTAGAGAGTGAAAGTAACTCCAGTGCCATACCTCTCCCTATGGCTAGTTTGAGCAGCGAATGTGATGTACTGAATGAAACCTCAACCAGGATGCCTAAGATGGAGCAAATATGTACTGCTGTTTCTCCTGCAAAACAGGCGAAGGCTGCACTACAAAATCATTCTACACAGATGCAGGGGATCGAGGGGCAGACAGTGGTGTCACATGCTTCACCATCAGTAACAGAGCCaccaaaaaatgaaatgaaaagtaaTATTCCTGGTCAGAAGGAAAAGCCAGAGAAAGCCAGAGATTCCAAGGCTACTGATAATTTACAGGCCAACTTGGTAGAAAGCAGGGCGCACAGAACAAGGGAAGAGAGCTCTGAAGATGAAAATGAGGTGTCTGATATGCTGAGAAGTGGTAGATCCAAGCAATTTTATAATCAGACTTATGGCGGCGGCAGAAGGCCAAGAAATGAGTGGGGCTACCCATCTAGTAGGGGAGGATACCAGTACCCAAGAAATGAAGAAGGCTGGAAAGGACCACCCAACAGAAGCAGAGATGAAGGTTACCAATATCACCGGAATTTTAGAGGGAGGCCATATAGAAATGATAGAAGAAGGGCAATCATGGGAGATAATCAGAGGGGGCATCTAGCATAA